The following proteins are encoded in a genomic region of Spirosoma sp. SC4-14:
- a CDS encoding IPT/TIG domain-containing protein — protein MKSVFILFSFLFFVFGISACRVRNAPPELTTLHPSEAYVGQEITLGGYQFGDEPVVTFGRSGSAVAGQVVSGADQSIRVIVPILSPGLTQVQVQTSEGISDPLPIKILQPPPVVSAVSPENGLPGTTFVITGNYLNQIEELRLDQTEAIIKDSSATKLTLQVPQNMPHGPINIVIGTKGGVTNASFIVAGTPQIASISPKVGKPGSELVIQGVNLTDGLVQINGLTTDRNQTIVKDNEIRTPIPMNATSGLVTVTVFEKLVATSTDSLKIVLPPAVANLSARDGIAGDKIILTGLNLKDVTGVMFGSTPVSYRILNDTQIEATVPTLMASGSLAVSVTSAGGTATATDQFFFYLAPSNLVLTPTRQLPLQQISITGQNLYRITEVKVSGQVVSIISRIEGSQLQIGVPADAVSGPITVTNRAGTATSQPLVVIQAPVITAIVPAKARPGERVVVQGNYLYNAQFYFTGSTPPAADGGKNDDTERWILVPSDAQTGPIRVINATNVSVNTDVFTVVRLAAITDFTPKTAKVGDEITITGQNLSSVTAVKFNGGTLPTTFRLSGSSLIVAVPTGAITGQICLTTEAGSTCTSANFSPAQ, from the coding sequence ATGAAATCCGTTTTTATTCTTTTTTCTTTTCTATTTTTTGTATTCGGTATATCGGCTTGCCGTGTCAGAAACGCTCCTCCCGAGCTAACAACATTACACCCCAGCGAAGCCTATGTAGGCCAGGAAATTACGTTGGGTGGGTATCAGTTTGGCGATGAACCAGTTGTTACCTTTGGCCGATCGGGATCAGCCGTAGCGGGTCAGGTCGTTAGTGGAGCAGACCAGAGCATCCGGGTCATCGTTCCCATTCTTAGCCCTGGTCTTACGCAGGTGCAGGTCCAGACCAGCGAAGGCATCTCCGATCCACTGCCCATAAAAATATTGCAACCCCCTCCGGTTGTTAGTGCAGTATCGCCCGAAAACGGTCTACCCGGAACTACATTTGTTATCACAGGCAATTATTTAAATCAGATCGAAGAACTTCGGCTCGATCAGACCGAAGCCATTATTAAAGACAGTAGCGCTACGAAGTTAACCCTGCAAGTCCCCCAGAATATGCCGCATGGCCCCATCAATATTGTGATCGGGACCAAAGGTGGGGTTACGAACGCCAGTTTTATTGTTGCCGGAACACCCCAGATTGCGAGTATTTCGCCAAAGGTGGGCAAGCCAGGCTCCGAACTTGTTATTCAGGGCGTTAATCTCACCGACGGGCTGGTTCAGATAAATGGCCTGACCACCGACCGCAACCAAACTATTGTTAAAGACAATGAAATCCGAACGCCTATTCCGATGAATGCCACCTCGGGGCTGGTAACGGTTACGGTGTTTGAGAAACTGGTTGCCACCAGCACCGATAGTTTAAAAATTGTGCTGCCTCCAGCCGTAGCCAACCTTAGTGCCCGCGATGGCATTGCAGGCGATAAAATTATTCTGACGGGGCTTAACTTAAAGGATGTTACCGGCGTCATGTTTGGTTCTACCCCGGTGTCGTATCGTATTCTTAACGACACCCAAATAGAAGCAACCGTACCGACACTCATGGCTTCGGGATCGCTTGCTGTTTCGGTCACCAGCGCGGGCGGAACAGCCACCGCTACGGATCAGTTTTTCTTTTACCTGGCTCCTTCGAACCTGGTTCTTACCCCTACGCGACAGTTGCCGCTTCAGCAAATCTCGATTACGGGTCAGAATCTGTACCGGATCACCGAGGTGAAAGTAAGCGGACAGGTTGTGTCGATCATTAGCCGGATTGAAGGTTCGCAGCTTCAGATCGGTGTTCCGGCCGATGCCGTCAGCGGTCCAATTACGGTTACCAACCGGGCAGGAACCGCCACCAGTCAGCCATTGGTTGTGATTCAGGCACCGGTCATTACAGCAATTGTTCCGGCCAAAGCACGTCCGGGCGAACGGGTTGTCGTGCAGGGCAATTACCTGTACAATGCACAATTCTATTTTACGGGATCGACACCCCCCGCAGCCGATGGCGGAAAAAATGACGATACAGAACGCTGGATACTGGTTCCGTCGGATGCACAAACGGGGCCAATTCGTGTGATTAATGCCACAAATGTGTCAGTCAATACCGATGTTTTCACGGTGGTTCGGCTGGCAGCGATTACCGACTTCACGCCTAAAACAGCAAAAGTGGGCGACGAAATCACCATAACGGGGCAGAATCTGTCGAGTGTAACCGCCGTAAAATTCAACGGGGGCACACTGCCAACTACCTTCCGACTGTCGGGAAGTTCGCTGATTGTGGCCGTGCCGACCGGAGCAATAACGGGCCAGATCTGTCTGACGACCGAAGCTGGAAGCACCTGTACCAGTGCCAATTTCTCCCCGGCTCAATAA
- a CDS encoding magnesium chelatase: MNYRSLKSSNLLKITTLGELKAAGYQPRSIKQELRENLIERIRNKEVVFPGIWGYEDTVIPDVERAILSMHHINLLGLRGQAKTRIARLMVNLLDEYIPIVAGSELNDDPMQPLSRFALDLIAERGDHTPIAWMHRNDRYTEKLATPDVSVADLIGDVDPIKAATLKLPYSDERTIHFGLIPRSHRCIFVINELPDLQARIQVSLFNILQEGDIQIRGFKLRLPLDIQFVFTANPEDYTNRGSIVTPLKDRIDSQIVTHYPKSIEIGKKITMQEAIVKTEQKSMVKTNDLIADLIEQVALEARESEYVDSKSGVSARMTISAYENLLSSAERRALLNGEKETYVRIADLYGVIPAICGKVELVYEGEVEGPVIVAQNLIGKAVRNQFLQYFPNPEKAKKDKRGNPYKKITDWFGDGNVMEILSELTNRDYEARLRTIDGLDDVVDQFHPRLSKPEKLFMMEFALHGLAEHSLIGKKALDTGQQFKDLLGSMFNPGSGFGNEDEDDDDDDSRY, encoded by the coding sequence ATGAACTACCGCAGCCTGAAGTCATCTAACTTACTGAAAATTACTACACTCGGCGAACTGAAAGCCGCTGGCTACCAACCTCGATCTATTAAACAGGAACTACGTGAAAATCTGATCGAACGGATTCGAAACAAGGAGGTAGTTTTTCCGGGTATCTGGGGCTATGAAGATACCGTTATTCCTGATGTGGAACGGGCAATTCTGTCCATGCACCACATCAATCTGCTGGGGCTTCGGGGGCAGGCCAAAACCCGAATTGCCCGGCTGATGGTTAATTTGCTGGATGAATACATCCCGATTGTGGCTGGTTCGGAACTGAACGACGACCCAATGCAGCCATTGTCTCGCTTTGCGCTGGATTTGATTGCTGAACGAGGTGATCATACGCCCATTGCCTGGATGCATCGCAATGATCGCTATACCGAAAAGCTGGCAACTCCCGATGTATCGGTGGCCGATCTTATTGGCGACGTTGACCCCATTAAGGCGGCAACGCTGAAATTGCCGTATTCCGACGAACGGACCATTCACTTTGGCCTGATCCCGCGCTCGCACCGGTGTATTTTTGTGATCAACGAATTGCCCGATTTGCAGGCCCGTATTCAGGTATCGCTGTTTAATATTTTACAGGAAGGCGATATTCAGATTCGGGGCTTTAAACTCCGGCTACCGCTCGATATTCAGTTCGTGTTTACGGCTAACCCGGAAGACTATACAAACCGGGGTAGCATTGTTACGCCACTGAAAGACCGGATCGACTCGCAGATTGTGACGCACTACCCAAAATCGATTGAGATTGGTAAGAAAATTACGATGCAGGAAGCCATCGTGAAAACCGAGCAAAAAAGCATGGTGAAAACCAACGATCTCATTGCCGATCTGATTGAGCAGGTGGCCCTTGAAGCCCGCGAGAGTGAATACGTCGATTCGAAAAGTGGAGTGTCGGCCCGGATGACCATTTCGGCTTATGAAAACCTGCTCTCCTCGGCCGAACGCCGGGCATTGCTCAATGGCGAAAAAGAAACGTATGTACGCATTGCCGATCTGTATGGCGTTATTCCGGCCATTTGCGGTAAAGTCGAACTGGTATACGAAGGCGAAGTTGAAGGACCGGTTATTGTGGCCCAGAACCTGATTGGTAAGGCGGTTCGAAATCAGTTTTTGCAGTACTTCCCCAATCCTGAAAAAGCGAAAAAAGACAAGCGAGGCAATCCATACAAAAAAATCACTGATTGGTTCGGGGATGGCAATGTTATGGAAATTCTGAGCGAGCTGACTAACCGCGACTACGAGGCCCGGTTGCGTACGATCGATGGGCTGGACGATGTGGTCGATCAGTTTCACCCCCGGCTAAGCAAACCCGAAAAATTGTTCATGATGGAGTTTGCCTTACATGGCCTGGCCGAGCATTCGCTGATCGGTAAGAAAGCACTCGATACGGGCCAGCAATTCAAAGACTTACTGGGTTCGATGTTTAATCCGGGAAGTGGCTTCGGCAACGAAGATGAGGACGATGACGACGACGATAGTCGGTATTAG